Genomic segment of Cytobacillus suaedae:
GATTGGTGAACAGATGGTATTCCTTCTTCATTTAGGACTTTTTGCGTATTTATAGAAGCTTCACTGGTATTATCGGCAAATACCCCCGCAGATTTGACTGTTATTTCAGGAATTTGTTTTCTCTTAAGAATTGCTTCTGCCATTGGGCTACGGCATGTATTGCCCGTGCAAACAAATAAAATATTGATCATCCAAGAAGCCTCCTTATGGTTTATAGGTTTATTTTCCCACATTTCATTTTATTATAAAACATATATTACGTTGGATATAGGGGGAAACAGAGAAAAGAGTCGAAACTTTGGTCTCGACTCACGAAATTGTCAAAAATTCTGTTTTTTTCTTTATTTTAAAACGGCAGTAATAGTTTAATGCCAAAGGCTAATAAGATACTACCGCCTAACGCCTCACTATAGGACCCAAACCAACCTTGAACACGTCTTCCGAGCAATAAACCCATCCAAGTAAGGATCATACTAACAACCCCAAACATGAGGATCGTTACAATGGTTCTAGCTCCATAGATTCCAAGACTTAGACCAACAGAGAAGCTGTCCAAACTTACACTAAGCGCAAATATAAATAATCCAAATCCGACTGGTGTAATCATTCGCTGATCGTCATCTTTAAAGGATGCAAGAATCATTTGCAAACCTAGAATTAACAAAAGAATTCCTCCAGCTATGGTTGCAATCATCCCGAATTTATCAGATAAAAATCGACCTATCGTCATTCCCACTAAGGGCATCCAAACATGGAATAAACCAATAGTGACACCTATGTAAAATATTTGCTTTAGTCGAAGTTGGATTAGACCCATTCCAAGTCCTACCGAGAATGCATCCATTCCTAATGCAAATGCCATCA
This window contains:
- a CDS encoding manganese efflux pump, giving the protein MSVTSVIGEFLTLFVMAFALGMDAFSVGLGMGLIQLRLKQIFYIGVTIGLFHVWMPLVGMTIGRFLSDKFGMIATIAGGILLLILGLQMILASFKDDDQRMITPVGFGLFIFALSVSLDSFSVGLSLGIYGARTIVTILMFGVVSMILTWMGLLLGRRVQGWFGSYSEALGGSILLAFGIKLLLPF